A genomic window from Mobula hypostoma chromosome X1, sMobHyp1.1, whole genome shotgun sequence includes:
- the LOC134340422 gene encoding zinc finger protein 513-like, which yields METKPLTCTLCPFAAHSQQELDQHQLTHNLYQGEPTQLPLPLPVKQESAPPNWWPTEEPPEPADYGWETSPSPSYPPPPPPAEPTNELGLQLVVVGGAEGEADQNGGGGSSPGSRVALPPPPLPLPSSSSSSSSSSSSTTSCPQPRQRWQAKQFRCDLCPFVARGKQELRVHEREEHLREGSDIIQCGRCSYSTNKISSWRQHKLVHPGALGSTGGRIYMCKTCGWKTKYRHSLVKHIALHTGNKSFQCDQCGFACARKENLKRHKLTHLKKGVDGKGLLLKCGWCEYATAYSNALRRHAVTLHNADENYVPEYQCDVCDFRTTKLSNFSNHKITHLYGHMMVQVNQTGPLKCSLCPFVSEHWDCLQEHQRSHKELRCVQELLGGSSGEGENAPGSKSQPQPVEAEDQQDGAGEPHSPDHMVALHNIIGTIGEYVNGDGSPAPEAEVEASETPGPAYRAGGGRRRHWRPVSAAPPFGWEGGSRLGPSRRFRCPHCRFSCPRREGLRRHLSGHAARRALAREGQEAGLGSEVPGQIPQQDSSPVPQQACSPPLLEPRQVMSQESQQTCSMPGALNPGNWLERERLALEKERLALEREKWEVQRGVLALQEHKLRLQVELLQRQLKLAKNQAPT from the exons atggAGACCAAGCCCTTGACCTGCACCCTGTGCCCCTTTGCCGCCCACAGCCAGCAGGAGCTGGATCAGCACCAGCTCACCCACAACCTGTACCAGGGTGAGCCCACTCAACTTCCCCTGCCCCTCCCTGTCAAGCAGGAATCTGCACCGCCAAACTGGTGGCCCACAGAGGAGCCCCCGGAGCCTGCTGACTATGGTTGGGagacctctccctctccctcctacccacctcccccccctcccGCTGAGCCAACCAACGAGCTGGGACTCCAGCTAGTCGTGGTGGGGGGTGCAGAGGGGGAGGCTGACCAGAACGGTGGGGGGGGCTCATCGCCAGGCTCCCGGGTGGCACTGCCGCCTcctcctctgccccttccctcctcctcgtcctcgtcctcctCCTCGTCTTCCTCCACAACCTCCTGCCCCCAGCCCCGCCAACGCTGGCAGGCGAAGCAGTTCCGCTGCGACCTGTGCCCGTTCGTGGCGCGGGGCAAGCAGGAGCTGCGGGTGCACGAGAGGGAGGAGCACCTGCGGGAAGGCAGCGACATCATCCAGTGCGGCCGCTGCAGTTACAGCACCAACAAGATCAGCTCCTGGCGGCAGCATAAGCTGGTGCACCCCGGGGCGCTGGGCTCCACCGGCGGCCGCATTTACATGTGCAAGACGTGTGGCTGGAAAACCAAGTACCGCCACTCTCTGGTCAAGCACATCGCCCTGCACACTGGGAACAAGTCCTTCCAGTGCGATCAGTGTGGATTCGCCTGCGCCCGCAAGGAGAACCTGAAGCGGCACAAGCTGACCCACCTGAAGAAGGGTGTTGATGGCAAGGGGCTGCTACTGAAGTGCGGCTGGTGCGAATACGCCACAGCCTACAGCAACGCCCTGAGACGACATGCCGTCACACTGCACAACG cggATGAGAACTACGTACCGGAGTACCAGTGTGATGTCTGTGACTTCAGGACCACGAAACTCAGCAACTTCTCCAACCACAAGATCACCCACTTGTACG GGCATATGATGGTGCAAGTGAACCAGACAGGACCCCTCAAGTGCAGCCTGTGCCCCTTCGTCAGCGAGCACTGGGACTGCCTGCAGGAGCACCAGCGCAGCCACAAGGAGCTACGTTGTGTGCAAGAGCTGCTGGGAGGCAGCAGCGGTGAGGGAGAGAATGCCCCTGGGTCCAAGTCCCAGCCCCAGCCCGTTGAGGCGGAGGACCAGCAGGATGGGGCAGGAGAGCCTCACAGCCCCGACCACATGGTGGCCCTGCACAACATCATCGGCACCATTGGAGAGTACGTGAATGGGGACGGAAGCCCGGCGCCCGAGGCCGAAGTGGAGGCTTCTGAGACCCCAGGCCCTGCCTACAGGGCTGGAGGCGGCCGGAGGCGACACTGGCGGCCGGTGTCGGCGGCACCTCCCTTCGGCTGGGAGGGAGGATCCCGGCTGGGTCCCAGTCGTCGCTTCCGCTGCCCCCACTGCCGCTTCAGTTGCCCCCGCCGGGAGGGGCTGAGGAGGCACCTGTCAGGGCATGCTGCCCGCCGTGCCCTAGCCAGGGAGGGGCAGGAGGCAGGACTGGGCTCAGAAGTCCCTGGGCAGATCCCCCAGCAGGACAGCTCTCCAGTCCCACAGCAAG CCTGCAGTCCCCCTTTGTTGGAGCCACGGCAGGTGATGAGCCAGGAGTCCCAGCAGACCTGCTCCATGCCTGGAGCCCTGAATCCTGGCAACTGGTTGGAACGTGAACGGCTGGCACTGGAAAAGGAGCGGCTGGCGCTGGAGCGGGAGAAGTGGGAAGTGCAGCGAGGTGTCCTTGCCCTGCAGGAGCACAAACTGCGTCTGCAGGTGGAATTGCTGCAGCGACAGTTGAAGCTGGCCAAAAACCAGGCGCCAACATGA